The window CCCCGGTAGTGGGCCATCACGCCGTTGATGTGGTCGATCATCGCCTGGCGCAGGTTGCTGCCGCTGAGGCTCTGCATCCAGCCGGGCTGCTGGGCGTGCCAGGCCAGGGTGTGCCCGCGGACCTTGAGGCCGCGCTGGGTCGCCCAGTCGTAGATCCGGTCGCCTGAGCTGAAGTTGAACTGACCGCGCTGCGGCTGGGTGGCGTCCGGCTTCATCTCGTTCTCGGCGGTGATCATGTTGAACTCGCGGCCCGCGATGGTGGTGTAGGTGGAGTCGCCGAGCCGGCCGGCGGCGATCGCGGTGCCGAAATACCGGTTCGACTGATTGGCCGCGGCGCCGAGCGTGGTGGCCGCGGCGTCGGCGTCGGGCATCACCAGCACGGCACCGAACGCGGAGACGGCGGCGACCGTACCGGCGAGCAGGACGCGTGCCGCCAGGGAGCGGCGTCGTGGGGGAGCGGTGGAGGGATTCGGGGATCGGGATGTCACGGCAGGTTCCTCTCCCGGCATGGGGTGCCGAAAAGATTCCGGGGATGTGGGCGCCGACAGCCTGATTCGGAAGGTTGCCAGGATGTTTCCGGACATTCAAGAGGGACTTTGTGTTTTCCCGATAGCGGGGTGTCTGCACTGCTCAGGAGCGCGACTTCGAATTAAGTGCCTCCGTAACACATACTGAGCAAGTATTTTTGTAGGTTTTATCGCACGATTCCGACTATGGTGTGGGAGCGCTCCCGTTACGGTTCTTGTATTGAGAGATTTGAATAGGAGTTCGGAGATGAAGCGAAGAGCGCGTAGCCGCACCCTCCTCGGCGTGATCGTCGCCGCCGCGACCCTGCTGCTCGGCGCCGGGACGACGGTCCTGCTCAGCGGCACCGCGTCGGCCGAGTCGAACGGCACTCTCGCGGCGACCGCGGGTTGTGGGAAGAACCCGACACTGCGCGACGGGACCTACACCATCCAGAGTGGCGGCCGCGCCCGCACCTACATGCTGCGGCTGCCGTCCGGATACACCAGCAGCCAGGCCTACCGGCTCGTCGTCGGACTGCACTGGCTCAACGGCAGCGCCGCCGACGTGGTCGGCAACGGGTTCTACGGTCTGCAACAGCGTTCCGGCAACAGCGCGATCTTCGTGGCGCCGCAGGGCCTCGACGCGGGCTGGGCCAACACCGGCGGACGTGACGTGACCCTGGTCGACGACATCCTGCGGGCCGTCGAGAACGACCTGTGCGTCGACACGAGCCAGCGGTTCGCGCTCGGCTTCAGCTACGGCGGCGCGATGAGCTACGCGCTGGCCTGCGCTCGACCCACCGTCTTCCGGGCGGTCGCCCCGATCGCCGGCGCCAACCTCAGCGGATGCTCCGGAGTGTCCCAGCCGGTCGCCTACTTCGGCATCCACGGCACCCGGGACAGCGTCCTGAACGTCTCCAACGGCCGTAGCCTGCGCGACAGCTTCGTCCGGGCCAACGGCTGCGCGGCGCAGAACCCGCCGGAACCGGCGTCCGGCAGCGGCACCCACATCACCACCGACTACGCCGGATGCCGGGCCGGCTACCCGGTCCGCTGGGCCGCGCACGACGGTGACCACGTGCCGCTGCCGACCGACCGCAACTCCTCCACCTCCTGGGTGGGCGCCGAGGTGTGGCAGTTCTTCACCTCCCTCGGCAGTACCTCGCCGTCGAGCCCGGGGCCGGTCCCGAGCTCGTCCAGCCCGGGGCCGGTCCCGAGTTCGTCCAGCCCGCCCGTCCCCGGGACGGGATGCCGGGCCGGTGCCGTCGTCAACGCCTGGAACAACGGGCTGACCGCCGAGGTCACCCTCACCAACACCGGCAGCACCGCGATCAACGGCTGGAAGCTGGCCTTCACCCTGCCCGGCGGGCAGACCATCACCGGCGGGTGGAACGCCACCTACGCCCCCGCTTCGGGCCGGGTCACCGCGACCGACGCCGGCTACAACGCGGTCGTGGCCCCCGGGGCTTCGGTCAAGATCGGGTTCCAGGCGACCCACACCGGCGACAGCGGGGCGCCCACGGCGTACGCGCTGAACGGCACCTCCTGCACCACCGGCTGACGGTGACCGGGCCGCGGCGCAGTCATCCGTCAGGGATGGTGTCGCGGCCCGTCCGTCGGCGCGAGCATGGCAGGCCAGATGAGGGAGTCCGGCACGAGACGGGAAACCCGCAATGGCTGAGGAACGAAGCAGGGCGTGGGCGGGATGGATCGCCTTCGCCGCCGTGATCATGATCGTGAACAGTCTGATCAACATTCTCCAGGGCATGGTGGCGCTGCTCGACGACGAACGGGTGCTCGCCACACCCGATGGGTTCGTGCTGGTGGACATCACCTCCTGGGGTTGGGCGCTGGTGATCTTCGGCGGCGTGATGCTCATCGTCGGCGGGTTCCTGCTCATCGGTCAGTCCTGGGCCCGGTACGCCGCGGTGGTCGTGATCAGCCTGCACGCGGTGGCCCAGGTGGTGTCGATCGGCGCGTACCCGTTCTGGACGCTGCTGATGATCGCCCTGGACACGGTGGTGCTCTTCGGGCTGATCGCGCGCTGGGAGCCGGCCGCCGAGGAACTGCGCTACCAGAACGACCGGGTCGGCCCGGCCGGGCTCACCAACGGCGAGTTCCCGCACGAGGCGCCGTCGCACGGGACCCGTATCAGCTGATGGGCGCGCGAGCCCGGTCCGGGGTGCTCGCCGCACTACTGCTGTCCGGCGCCGTCGTGTTCCCCGGATTCGGGACGATCGACGGCGGCGGGCAGCTTCGCTTCCCCGGGTTCGGGACGATCGACGGCGGCGGGCAGCATCGCGAACACGAGCGGATCACCCGGGCCGCGCTCGCCTGCACCGCCGACGACAGCCCCGGCGACTGTCTGCGGCCGCGCTCGATCGACCAGCTCGCCGGGCACGGCAACGGCTTCGGCGCGGTCGGGGCCCCGGACCGTACCGAGGTGGCGGTGCCGGCCGCGCACTGCGACGACGCCGACTACCTCACCGGCGACTACCCGCAGACCCGCGACGACGCGACGGTCCACCTCACCGACTGCGTCGAGCACCTGCGCGGCCGGTTCCGGGAGGCGGTCGAACGCGCCGACGAACTCGTCGACGGGCACGGCCGGATCGTGGCCGCCGAAGTGAACCTGGACGGTGACTGCGCCTTCGACACGACCCGCGAGGAACGCGCCATGTGCACCACACTGGAAAGCCTGGGCCGGGCGCTGCACGGGGTGCAGGACTTCTATTCGCACAGCTCGTGGGCCGACGAGCCGGATCCGACCCGCCCGATCGGCCCGGCCAATCCGCGGGGCCGGGTACTGAACAACTTCCAGAAGGCCGTCACCGCAGCCGTCATCGAGACCCGTCACCAGTGGGCGGCCTTCGGCGATCAACTGCGGCGGGAGTACGGCCCACGCCGCGCCGCGACGATGACCTGCGCCCTGACCCGAGACGACCCGGCTGACGACTGCGCGCGCTCCGGCCGTACCATCGCCGCCCCGGTCCTGTTCGTGCTCTTGATCCTGGCCTCGACGGCGCTCCGAGGCCGTCGGCGTCGGCGGCCGTGACCGGCCCGATCATCGCGACGGTTCCGCGATAGCATCCACGCAGTGGTGCCGGCCGACTACGGTACCGACTGATCTCGGTGCCGAAAGGACCGCCTTGCCGAGGAACACGAACACCGACGAGCACCTGGACCTGCTGGAACGCCGATTGCAGCAGGCACTCGATCTGGTGCGGGACGCCAAGCGGACCGAGCAGACCGCGACCCGGTGGATGGGGACCTCGGCGGAGATCGGCAGCCTTCTCGCCGCGAGCCGCGACGCTCTCAGCGGAGTGCGGCAGGAACTGTTGGGTGGTGCCCGGACCGCCGTGCTCGGCTACCTGCGCCAACGGGTCGGGCAGCCGGTGACACCGGGCGAGTTGGAGGGCGTCTCCGGTATCGAGGAATGGACCCGCCGGCTGCGCGAGTTGCGGGGTGTCGGCTGGGAGATCGACGCTCTGGGCAACGGGCCGGGCCGGTCGTACCGGTTGCGAGCCGACCGGCTCGACGAATCGGTCGTCGACGACGACAAGCTGATCGCCCAGATCACCGGCGTCAAACCGAAGGACCGACTCATCGAGTTCCTCGTCAACGTGGCGCCCTGGCCGGTGGCCGCCGTCCGGCTGGAACGGGTGGCGCGGACCGCCTCGTGGCGGTCCGACCTGCAGGAACTGATCGACGAGGGCTGGCTGATCCAGACCCACGAGGACGACTCGGACATCCCGCCCGGCTTCTACCGCCTCGCCCGACTGGAGGACTGAGCCGATGTCGGCACCCGTCGACTGGCTGGGCTCCGACAGTGCCGTGGCCCGCCGGGTCACCGGGCTGTCGGAACAATGCCTGCGGGCCTACGTCGCACACCCCGGCCTGGTCGAGGAACACGCCAACATCGAGCGGTCGATCACCCAGGGCGGGTACGGACGACGCCAGCTCTACGAACTCATCCAGAACGGCGCCGACGAACTACAACGCGAACCGGGCGGCGGCATCCATGTCGTGTTGACGCCGAGCGCGTTGTACTGCGCCAACCGGGGCACCCCGATCACCGCGGAGGGCGCCGAGACGATCCTCGCCTCGCACCTGTCCCGCAAACGGGGCACCGAGATCGGTCGATTCGGTCTCGGCTTCAAGTCGGTGCTGTCGATCTCCGACCGCCCCGCGCTGTTCAGTCGCAGCGGCTCCTTCGGCTGGGACCGGCGCTACGCCGAGCAGACCATCCGGGCCCGCACCGCGACGACGGCACCCACCCCGGTGCTCCGGGTCGCCCGGCTGCTCGACGCCGACGCCGAACGCGCCGCCGACGCCGTACTGGACGATCTGATGTCCTGGGCGACCACGGTGATCCGACTGCCGCTGCTCGACGGACACGTCGAACGCCTCGCCCAGGACATCCGCACCTTCCCCAGCGACTTCGTGATCTTCTCGCCGCACATCGGCCGGCTGGAACTCGACGACCGCAGCGGCCCGGAACGTCACCGGCGGATCGTCACCGTCAGCGGCCACGGCATGGACCGCACCGTCACCGAGCAGAACGACGACGTCCAGCGGACCGTCGTGTGGAAGGTCTTCGAACGGATCCACACCCCGAGCCGGGAGGCCCGCCGCGACGCCGGCGAGTTCCACGACCGCGACCGGATCCCGCTGTCCTGGGCGGTGCCGATCTCCGGGGCGCACGGCAGCGGCGCGTTCTGGGCGTTCTTCCCGACCACCTACGAGACGACCCTCAGCGGCGTGCTCAACGCACCGTGGAAGACCAATGAGGATCGGCAGAACCTCCTCAAGGACAACAGGTTCAACGACGAGATCATGGCCGCGGCGGCCGAGCTGATCGTCGACTCGCTCCCGTACCTCAGTTCCGCGGAGGACCCGGCCCGGCACCTGCTGTATCTCACCGCCCGCGGGCGGGAGGCCCGCAACTGGGCCGACAAGGAACTCAGCACCGCGGTGTACCGGCTCGCCGCGACCCGACCGAGCCTGCCCGACCAGACCGGCCGGCTGCGCCCGCCCGCCGAGGTGCGGCTGCACCCACCCCGGATGGATCCGGCGTGGCTGGAACTCTGGCGCTCGGTGCCGGACCGGCCCGACGAGTGGTGTCACCACAGCGTCGAGGAGACCACCCGACGCTCGCGGGCCGAGCTCATCCTGGCCGGCGCGGCCCGCGGCGCCACGAAACCGCGGGTCTGGCTGGAGAGCGCCCTCACCGGCCGATCCGTGGCGGGGTCGGCGACGGCGTTGCGGATCGTGGCCGGCATGCTCGCCGCCGGCCACGCCGCCCTGGCCGAGGCACGTGCCGCGCGCATCGTGCTCACCGCCGGCAACGGCCTGGCGGCCCTCGACGATCAGGTGTTCCGTCGCACACCGGGGGAGCCCGAGGTCGAGGACCTCGTCTACGTCGACCGTCGACTCGACGACGACCCCGAGCTGGAGGAGATCCTAACCGCCCTGGGCGTGCACGAGGCCGACGCCGGCGGTCGGCTGATGTCCCTGCTGCAGAGCGGCCTCGACCGGCTCGACGACGCCGGTTGGCAGTCGTTCTGGTCGCTCACCCGCCGGATCGCCCCGACCGTGGTGCGTGACCTCCTCACCGCCGCGGACGCCACCGCCGAGGTGCGCGTGCGTACCGGCGCCGGCCGGTTCACCACCGTCCGCGACTGCATGCTTCCCGGCCGGGTGGTTCCGGCCGATGCGCCGATCGCCGTGGACATCGACTTCCACCGTGACGACGTGGCGTTGTTGAGTCTGCTCGGCGCCTCCGACGTACCGACGGCCGCGGTCGATCCGACCCGGGACGCCTGGTTCACGCAGTACCGCCGCGACATGGTCACCGACTTCTACGCCGCCCTCCCGGTCCAGATGAGTCGCCCCAACGAGCGCGGCATCAAGGTCACCGGGCCGCCGCCCGCCGGTCCACTGGGCGTCCTCGGCGAGCTCACCCCACAGCAGGTGGCCCTCTTCCTGCGGCACCTCCCGATCGAGGGTGTCGTGACGACCTGGCGGGCCTGGGCCGTCACCCGCGTCGACCGGAGCGTGCAGATCCGCTCACCATTGGTGTGGGCGATCCGCCGGTACGGCTACCTGCCGACGGCGTGGGGACCGTTACCCGTCGGCGAGTGTCTGAGCCCGACGTTCACCGGTGGTCGCGCGACGCTGCCGGTGGCCGAGATCGATCCGGGTCTGGCCACGGCGCTGCAACTGCCCACCGAGGCGGGAGAGATCGGCGCCGTCAGATGGCGGCGCATCCTCCGGCACGCCGAGAACGATCTGGACATCGAACCACTCGCCGAGGTGTACGCGGCCGCCAGCGCATACCTGCCGGCGCCGGCCCGGATCCGGTGCCTTCGCGACGGCGCCACGATCTTCACGGCACCGGGCGAGGTTGCCGTCGCGGTCGGCGCCACGCAATCGAGACGCCTCGCCGACCAGGGCATCCCCACCCTGCCGGCCTCGGCGGACGCGGCCCGGCAGCTGAGATCGGCATGGGGGCTGTCCGCTCTCGACGACGTGCTGACCACCGAGGTGCGGGCCGTCGCCGTGGGGGAGCCGGAATCGCTGGAGGAGATGTTCCCCCGCCTACGCTTCCTGCCCGGTCGGCCGCTGCAGGGCGTCGATCTGGTCGTCTGCAGCGAGCTCGAGGAACTGATCAGCGGCCCGAACGGCCGCCGCGCCCAACCCGCGACGACGCTGCGGGCCGGTGACGTCCTCTACAGCCGGGCCCCGTTCGACGACCTCACCCTGCTCCAGCGACTCCGGGCACAGGCCAGGCTCGAGCTCACCGACGAACAGTGCCGCCAGATCGTCGCCCACCGCGAACAGGCGCGCCGAGACTCCCGGCTGTCCCGGGTCCGGGACCAGGCCGACGACACCGACCGGCTGGTGGCCCTGCTCGGCGCGGCGACGCTGCGCACGCGGCTACCGGAACCCGTCCTGGACGCCGTCGCCCGCTCCGAAGGACCGTTGACCGACCGCGCGATCGGCAGCCTCGCCCTCGACGTCTTCGGCACCACCGCCCTGCGGGAATACCGCGGCGAACTGCAGCGCCTCGGATTCGACGTGCCCGAGCACTGGGCCGGCAGCCATCGTGCGCGACAGTTCGTCACCGACCTCGGCTTTCCCGCCACGTTCGCCGGGGAACGACACCTCACACTCGAGGCCTCGGTCGTGGTGGACGGGCCCGCCCACTTCCCGCCGCTACACGACTACCAGGAGCGGATGGTCCAGCGGATCCGGTCGGTCGTCACCGCCCGACCCCCACGACGAGGCATGCTGTGCCTGCCGACCGGCGCCGGAAAGACCCGCACCGCACTGCAGGCGCTGATCGAATCCATGCGGGCCGGCGAACTTCGCCGATCCACCCCGATCCTGTGGATCGCGCAGTCCGAGGAACTGTGCGAACAGGCGGTACAGAGCTGGCAGTCGGCCTGGCGCAGTCTCGGCGGCAACGCCTCGCTGACGATCAGCAGACTCTGGTCACGCAACGAGGCCGATCCGGTCGCCACCGGCTTCCATCTCGTCGTGGCGACCGACGCCAAACTCGCCTCCGTCGTCGACGATGACGACTACGCCTGGATCCGAGAGAGCCAGTGCGTCCTCATCGACGAGGCACACACCTCGCTGAGCAGCCGGTACACCGCGGTCCTGGCCTCGCTGGGCATCACCCCGCACCGCACCCGATGCCCGATGATCGGACTGACCGCCACACCCTTCATCGGCTCCAACGCCGCCGAGACCGAACGCCTGACCAACAGGTACCAGAAGAACCGGCTCGACTTCACCGCCGAGGGAGTCGAGATCCTCGGCGAACGCCCGTACCTGACCCTGCAGAACGACGGCATCCTCGCCCGCGTCGAACATCGCGAGCTGCCCGGCGCGACACTGCACCTCTCCGAGCAGGAACACGCCGACGCCAGCACCTATCGCCGCCTGCCGGACAGCGCCGAGATGCGACTGGCCGCCGACCGCGACCGTACCGCCATGCTGGTCAAGGAGATCGCCGCCCTGCCCGAGGACTGGCCCGTCCTGGTCTTCGCGACGTCCGTCGAACACGCCTACGTGCTGTCGGCGCTGCTGAACAGGCGTGGGGTCCGGTCGGCGACGGTCACCGGCTCGACCGACCCCGGCCTGCGGCGACAGAGCGTCCGCCGCTTCCGGGAGGGTGAGATCCGGGTCCTGACCAACTACAACGTCCTGACCCAGGGATTCGACGCACCGGCCACCCGCGCCATCGTGGTCGCCCGACCCACCTACAGCGCGAACGTGTACCAGCAGATGATCGGTCGAGGGCTACGCGGTCCCCGCAACCGTGGCAAACCGGAGTGCCTCGTACTCGACGTGGCCGACAACATCACCCACTTCGGAGCCGAGCCGGCCTTCCGTGACTTCGAATACCTGTGGAAGCCGGGCGGCCGCTAGACGACCCGGATCACCCGTTGTTGCCCTGGCTGGGCAGGGTCGGGGCGGCGACCACCGGATCGCCGGCACGGGCGCGTCGCCACCGCCCTCCGTCGATCTCGGTGTGCGGCTCGGGATCCGCCGGGAGCCAAGGGCTCAGACGGACACTCACGAAACGACCCAGCGTCGGGGCGGGCAGCCCGAGTTCCTCGGCCATCCGCGGATGCGGCGCGTAGTGACCGAAGATCACGATCCCCTCCGACTGCAGTCGCCGTCGGGCGTCGCGGACCCGTTTGGCGCTGTCGACCTGCTGGGCGGCGGTGAGCACGGTGGCCCGGTTGATCAGCTCACCGGTCAACTCCCGGAACAGGTTGGTCACCGCCGTCTGGCCGTGCGTGGCGTAGGCGATGAGCTCGAGTTTCCGTGGATCCCCGATGTGCAGGAGAGTGTTCTTGACCAGGTCGACACCGGGGTGGATCCAGAGGATGCGATCACGGCCGCTGTCGTTCAACCGGCGCTTGCCGTCCCGCTGCCGGCCCGGCGGCCGCAGCACCGCCTCGCTGATCCGGACCAGTCCGGCGGCCCAACGGGCGGTGTACTCGTTGGCCCAGACGACGAGCGCGATCTTGTCGCCACGGCTGTACATCTCCTGGGGTATCTCCCAGTCGTACAGGTTCAGCGACCACTTGCAGTCGACGTCGACCCCGGCGATCCGGTAGTCGAGTTCCTCGCCGTCCTGGAAACCGAACTCCCGCTGCAGCCAGATCTCGACGAGCGTACCGACGTGGGTCTTCTCGGTCTTCAACAGCTGGGTGTAATCCCACCGGCCGGTGCGCTGACCGTCATAGATCTGGTCGAGGGCCTCCCGAATCGCGTAGCCCATCCGAACACCGGCCGGGTCCTCCGCCAGGATCGCGGAGCGCACCGCCCAGATCTCGGGGTCCGCCTCACGCGTCGGCGGTTCGGCGCCGGTGTGCGAATCCCACGGACCCGTCGCCGAACGTGGCATGCCGGTCTGCGACGGGCGAGCCGGCAGCACCCGGGTCCGGTGCTCGCGAAGCGTTCGGGGCGCCCATGCCCAGTCTCCGTGGTCGCCGAACAGATCACCCTGAACCATCGACACGTCGGCAGCTTGGCAGAGCGGGTGAGCCCTGTCGAGTCAGTTCAGATATCCCTTGAGGTGCTTGGCGATGGCCGCCGCGAGACCGGACGGGACGGCGTTACCGATCTGCTTGGCGATCTCCGTCTTCGAACCACACCACAGGTAGTCCTTCGGGAAATCCTGCAGCAGCGAGGCCTCGTAGTGGGTGATCACCCGGTTGACCCGACGATCGGGATGATCGGCGTCCCACTGCGGATGCAGATACTGGCCCTTCTCCGGCTTGAAGAACTCGGTACGGATGGTCAACGACGGTGCGTCCCACCGCATCCGACCCATGACGTCGGTCGTACCGGTCTTCTTCTCCCGCCAGCACCGCGACAGCAGATGATCCGGCAGATTGAAACGGCCCCCGCCGGGCGGGATGTGGTCATACCGCTCCAACGACATCGCCGTCGGCTGCCTGCCGAAGTGGATGTCGTTCGCCTTGAACTCGCCACGGATCCGCTGCCCGAAATACTCCGTCATCGAGTCCGGCAGCTCGGTCGTGGTGGGGTGCGGATCGATCCAGGAGATCCGGCTGCGCACCGTCTCCCACGGCCGCAGGTCACCGGTCGGAACCTTGGCGTGCGTCGGTTGCGGCAGGGGGATCTCGCCGATGCGGGAACCGATCACGATCGTCCGCGGCCGACGCTGCGCGACACCGTAATCGGCGGCCAGCAGTACGCCGTACGAGAGCTGGTAATCCTTGATCATCCCGTGGTCGGCCTCCTCCAGCAGCAGCTGGAACTCCGACGCCCGGGAGAACCGCTCGACGTTCTCGATGACGAACACCTGCGGACGCGCGTGCACCACGAACCGCAGATACTCCTTCCACAGCTTGTTGCGCGGGTCGTCGACGTCCTTGCTACCCAGGTTCGAGAAGCCCTGGCACGGCGGACCGCCGATGATCACCTGCGCCTGCGGGATCTGCTCGTCGGGGATGAGTGTGATGTCGCCCCAATGGGTGTGTGACTCACCGAAGTTCGCCGCGTAGGTGGCGGCGGCCGCGAGATCCCACTCCACGGACATCACCGGGCGAAAGTCCTCACGGCGGAATCCGACGGTCATACCGCCACATCCGGCGAACAGGTCGATCATGCTCAGGCGGTCACTCACCCGCGACATGTTAGTCCCCCCTGGTCTTTGAGCAAGGCTGCCACACGGGTGAGATGGAACGCATGTCCGAAAGCTCGTGGGCGTCGTCGGCCGGTGTCCGGAAGTCGATGCAGGCCAATACCGGCCGTGACACCAAGCCGGAACTCGCGCTGCGTCGCGCGGTGCACTCCCGGGGCCTGCGATATTTCGTCAACCGACGCCCGATCAAGGCCGTCCGTCGTACCGCCGACCTGGTGTTCCCCCGCATCCGGCTGGCGGTCTTCCTCGACGGCTGCTTCTGGCACGGCTGTCCGACTCATCACACCGTCGCCAAGACGAACGCCGCCTTCTGGGCCGACAAGGTCGCCACGAACCGACGCCGGGACCTGGAGACCAACACCAAGCTCACCGAGGCGGGGTGGACCGTCGTGCGGATCTGGGAACACGAGGCGATCGAGCAGGCCGCCGACCGGATCGTCGAATCGGTCGCCGACCTGCGTCGAGTCCCGTCACCACCGGACCGCGCCGACTGAACCCGGCTACGTGTCCCGACCCATGGCGGCGTACTGCCGGCCGCGTTCGGTGATCGCCCGCCCACCGGCCAACGACGACGCGGTCGTGTCGGCGGCCGCGGGGCCCCGCAACGGCACCTCCCAGTCGGCCGGCACGAGGACGAACTCCCGCACCCACGCACCGTAGGCGCGGTGGTCGTCCTGTTGGAGATCGGTCTCCAGCTCCGGTGGGCTCCCGGCCATCGCCAGGTTCAACACCCGAGCGAGGTCGCGGATCTCCCGAGAGCTGCCGACGATCTCCTGACCGGCCGGCACCAGGTCGTCGATCAGGGCCACCGCCAGCGAACGGCACCGGACCAGCGTGCGATGCAGCAGATTGTGCGGTACGTCCTGACGGGAGAAGGCCCGTTCGACGGGCGAGTAGTCGGGGCCGTTGCGGAAGAGTTCGGCACCCCACCACAGCCGCATCAGCGCCTGCTTGTTGATCTGGCCGTGCCAACGGTCCTCGGTCGGTTTCTCGCCGGCGCCGGCCCACCGCCACACCACGTAATCGCTGTACCGGATCGCGAGCCAGGACCAGAGATCGCGGTCACCGGCCTCGGCGCGGGTCAGCCGCAGGGCGTAGTGCAGCCGGGGCGCC of the Actinoplanes sichuanensis genome contains:
- a CDS encoding DUF7144 family membrane protein, whose protein sequence is MAEERSRAWAGWIAFAAVIMIVNSLINILQGMVALLDDERVLATPDGFVLVDITSWGWALVIFGGVMLIVGGFLLIGQSWARYAAVVVISLHAVAQVVSIGAYPFWTLLMIALDTVVLFGLIARWEPAAEELRYQNDRVGPAGLTNGEFPHEAPSHGTRIS
- a CDS encoding DNA cytosine methyltransferase translates to MSRVSDRLSMIDLFAGCGGMTVGFRREDFRPVMSVEWDLAAAATYAANFGESHTHWGDITLIPDEQIPQAQVIIGGPPCQGFSNLGSKDVDDPRNKLWKEYLRFVVHARPQVFVIENVERFSRASEFQLLLEEADHGMIKDYQLSYGVLLAADYGVAQRRPRTIVIGSRIGEIPLPQPTHAKVPTGDLRPWETVRSRISWIDPHPTTTELPDSMTEYFGQRIRGEFKANDIHFGRQPTAMSLERYDHIPPGGGRFNLPDHLLSRCWREKKTGTTDVMGRMRWDAPSLTIRTEFFKPEKGQYLHPQWDADHPDRRVNRVITHYEASLLQDFPKDYLWCGSKTEIAKQIGNAVPSGLAAAIAKHLKGYLN
- a CDS encoding DUF6339 family protein, giving the protein MAEPILCRFKHRIPADLRDRLVRRVEEPDEHQEPIRRSDGSTIDLTVIDVLMRRFRDRFADLDQRGDRAASDSWLAPRLHYALRLTRAEAGDRDLWSWLAIRYSDYVVWRWAGAGEKPTEDRWHGQINKQALMRLWWGAELFRNGPDYSPVERAFSRQDVPHNLLHRTLVRCRSLAVALIDDLVPAGQEIVGSSREIRDLARVLNLAMAGSPPELETDLQQDDHRAYGAWVREFVLVPADWEVPLRGPAAADTTASSLAGGRAITERGRQYAAMGRDT
- a CDS encoding cellulose binding domain-containing protein — translated: MKRRARSRTLLGVIVAAATLLLGAGTTVLLSGTASAESNGTLAATAGCGKNPTLRDGTYTIQSGGRARTYMLRLPSGYTSSQAYRLVVGLHWLNGSAADVVGNGFYGLQQRSGNSAIFVAPQGLDAGWANTGGRDVTLVDDILRAVENDLCVDTSQRFALGFSYGGAMSYALACARPTVFRAVAPIAGANLSGCSGVSQPVAYFGIHGTRDSVLNVSNGRSLRDSFVRANGCAAQNPPEPASGSGTHITTDYAGCRAGYPVRWAAHDGDHVPLPTDRNSSTSWVGAEVWQFFTSLGSTSPSSPGPVPSSSSPGPVPSSSSPPVPGTGCRAGAVVNAWNNGLTAEVTLTNTGSTAINGWKLAFTLPGGQTITGGWNATYAPASGRVTATDAGYNAVVAPGASVKIGFQATHTGDSGAPTAYALNGTSCTTG
- a CDS encoding very short patch repair endonuclease, whose protein sequence is MSESSWASSAGVRKSMQANTGRDTKPELALRRAVHSRGLRYFVNRRPIKAVRRTADLVFPRIRLAVFLDGCFWHGCPTHHTVAKTNAAFWADKVATNRRRDLETNTKLTEAGWTVVRIWEHEAIEQAADRIVESVADLRRVPSPPDRAD
- a CDS encoding DEAD/DEAH box helicase family protein — encoded protein: MSAPVDWLGSDSAVARRVTGLSEQCLRAYVAHPGLVEEHANIERSITQGGYGRRQLYELIQNGADELQREPGGGIHVVLTPSALYCANRGTPITAEGAETILASHLSRKRGTEIGRFGLGFKSVLSISDRPALFSRSGSFGWDRRYAEQTIRARTATTAPTPVLRVARLLDADAERAADAVLDDLMSWATTVIRLPLLDGHVERLAQDIRTFPSDFVIFSPHIGRLELDDRSGPERHRRIVTVSGHGMDRTVTEQNDDVQRTVVWKVFERIHTPSREARRDAGEFHDRDRIPLSWAVPISGAHGSGAFWAFFPTTYETTLSGVLNAPWKTNEDRQNLLKDNRFNDEIMAAAAELIVDSLPYLSSAEDPARHLLYLTARGREARNWADKELSTAVYRLAATRPSLPDQTGRLRPPAEVRLHPPRMDPAWLELWRSVPDRPDEWCHHSVEETTRRSRAELILAGAARGATKPRVWLESALTGRSVAGSATALRIVAGMLAAGHAALAEARAARIVLTAGNGLAALDDQVFRRTPGEPEVEDLVYVDRRLDDDPELEEILTALGVHEADAGGRLMSLLQSGLDRLDDAGWQSFWSLTRRIAPTVVRDLLTAADATAEVRVRTGAGRFTTVRDCMLPGRVVPADAPIAVDIDFHRDDVALLSLLGASDVPTAAVDPTRDAWFTQYRRDMVTDFYAALPVQMSRPNERGIKVTGPPPAGPLGVLGELTPQQVALFLRHLPIEGVVTTWRAWAVTRVDRSVQIRSPLVWAIRRYGYLPTAWGPLPVGECLSPTFTGGRATLPVAEIDPGLATALQLPTEAGEIGAVRWRRILRHAENDLDIEPLAEVYAAASAYLPAPARIRCLRDGATIFTAPGEVAVAVGATQSRRLADQGIPTLPASADAARQLRSAWGLSALDDVLTTEVRAVAVGEPESLEEMFPRLRFLPGRPLQGVDLVVCSELEELISGPNGRRAQPATTLRAGDVLYSRAPFDDLTLLQRLRAQARLELTDEQCRQIVAHREQARRDSRLSRVRDQADDTDRLVALLGAATLRTRLPEPVLDAVARSEGPLTDRAIGSLALDVFGTTALREYRGELQRLGFDVPEHWAGSHRARQFVTDLGFPATFAGERHLTLEASVVVDGPAHFPPLHDYQERMVQRIRSVVTARPPRRGMLCLPTGAGKTRTALQALIESMRAGELRRSTPILWIAQSEELCEQAVQSWQSAWRSLGGNASLTISRLWSRNEADPVATGFHLVVATDAKLASVVDDDDYAWIRESQCVLIDEAHTSLSSRYTAVLASLGITPHRTRCPMIGLTATPFIGSNAAETERLTNRYQKNRLDFTAEGVEILGERPYLTLQNDGILARVEHRELPGATLHLSEQEHADASTYRRLPDSAEMRLAADRDRTAMLVKEIAALPEDWPVLVFATSVEHAYVLSALLNRRGVRSATVTGSTDPGLRRQSVRRFREGEIRVLTNYNVLTQGFDAPATRAIVVARPTYSANVYQQMIGRGLRGPRNRGKPECLVLDVADNITHFGAEPAFRDFEYLWKPGGR
- a CDS encoding NaeI family type II restriction endonuclease; this encodes MVQGDLFGDHGDWAWAPRTLREHRTRVLPARPSQTGMPRSATGPWDSHTGAEPPTREADPEIWAVRSAILAEDPAGVRMGYAIREALDQIYDGQRTGRWDYTQLLKTEKTHVGTLVEIWLQREFGFQDGEELDYRIAGVDVDCKWSLNLYDWEIPQEMYSRGDKIALVVWANEYTARWAAGLVRISEAVLRPPGRQRDGKRRLNDSGRDRILWIHPGVDLVKNTLLHIGDPRKLELIAYATHGQTAVTNLFRELTGELINRATVLTAAQQVDSAKRVRDARRRLQSEGIVIFGHYAPHPRMAEELGLPAPTLGRFVSVRLSPWLPADPEPHTEIDGGRWRRARAGDPVVAAPTLPSQGNNG